In Fortiea contorta PCC 7126, one genomic interval encodes:
- the ndhC gene encoding photosynthetic/respiratory NAD(P)H-quinone oxidoreductase subunit C translates to MFVLSGYEYLLGFLIICSLVPALALSASKLLRPSGYSPERRTTYESGMEPIGGAWIQFNIRYYMFALVFVVFDVETVFLYPWAVAFHRLGLLAFIEALIFIAILVVALVYAWRKGALEWS, encoded by the coding sequence GTGTTTGTCCTCAGCGGTTACGAGTACCTCCTAGGCTTCTTGATTATCTGTAGCCTAGTACCAGCCCTGGCGCTTTCAGCGTCTAAGCTCCTACGACCGAGTGGTTATAGCCCGGAACGGCGCACCACCTATGAATCTGGGATGGAACCCATCGGGGGCGCCTGGATTCAATTCAACATCCGCTACTACATGTTTGCGCTGGTATTTGTGGTCTTCGATGTGGAGACTGTATTTCTGTATCCTTGGGCGGTAGCTTTTCATCGTCTGGGGTTATTGGCATTCATTGAAGCGCTGATTTTTATTGCAATTCTTGTAGTTGCCTTAGTTTACGCATGGCGTAAAGGAGCTTTGGAATGGTCTTGA
- a CDS encoding rubredoxin — MSEQSEQAVETQELDRYECRACGYVYEPEKGDDKYDILPGTPFAELPLNWRCPVCTAKKQAFANIGPAGQASGFRDNLGYGLGVNQLTPAQKNLLIFGALGLAFLFFLSLYGLQ; from the coding sequence ATGAGCGAACAAAGCGAACAAGCTGTTGAAACTCAAGAGTTAGACCGCTACGAGTGTCGCGCCTGCGGTTACGTATATGAACCCGAAAAGGGGGATGACAAGTATGACATTCTCCCAGGGACACCATTTGCAGAACTGCCTTTAAATTGGCGCTGTCCGGTGTGTACTGCTAAAAAACAAGCTTTTGCCAATATTGGCCCTGCTGGTCAAGCATCCGGCTTCCGGGATAATCTGGGTTACGGCTTGGGTGTCAATCAACTGACACCAGCCCAAAAGAATCTCTTGATTTTTGGAGCTTTGGGACTTGCTTTCTTGTTTTTTCTCAGTCTCTACGGCTTACAATAA
- a CDS encoding photosynthesis system II assembly factor Ycf48: protein MHSIWKGWQRIFALLVVVLMCIGCSKVPSSSYNPWAVISVPTDAKLLDIAFTGNPQHGYLVGSNATLLETNDGGDTWKPIALELDDSRYRFDSISFAGQEGWIVGEPGLLLHTTDEGGSWSRIPLSSKLPGSPISITALADGSAQMATDVGAIYQTSDGGKNWQAQVDSAVGVVRNLRRSPNGKYVAVSAKGSFYSTWEPGQSAWVPHNRTSSRRLENMGFGENGQLWLLARGGQVQFSDPTKPDEWLEAKNPEFSTSWGLLDLAYRTPEDVWIGGGSGNLLHSSDGGKTWEKDRDVEEVAANFYKIVFLKPEQGFIIGDRGTLLKYQPGAEPASAPEAA from the coding sequence ATGCATTCAATTTGGAAAGGTTGGCAACGAATATTTGCCTTGTTAGTAGTTGTCTTGATGTGTATCGGTTGTAGCAAAGTCCCTTCTAGTAGCTATAACCCTTGGGCAGTTATTTCTGTGCCCACAGACGCCAAGCTACTAGATATTGCTTTTACTGGTAATCCACAACACGGTTACTTGGTAGGTAGCAACGCCACCCTTTTAGAAACAAATGACGGTGGCGATACTTGGAAACCGATCGCCCTAGAGCTAGACGATTCTAGGTATCGCTTTGACTCCATCAGTTTTGCTGGTCAGGAAGGATGGATCGTGGGTGAGCCTGGTTTGTTACTGCACACCACTGACGAAGGTGGTTCTTGGTCAAGGATTCCCCTCAGTTCTAAGCTACCTGGAAGCCCCATTAGCATTACAGCCTTGGCAGATGGCTCTGCACAAATGGCTACTGATGTGGGAGCAATTTATCAGACCTCTGACGGTGGGAAAAATTGGCAAGCACAGGTAGACTCAGCCGTGGGGGTTGTGCGTAACTTGAGACGTTCTCCCAACGGTAAATACGTTGCTGTCTCCGCTAAGGGTAGTTTCTACTCGACTTGGGAACCAGGACAAAGTGCGTGGGTTCCCCATAACCGCACCAGTTCCCGACGTTTAGAAAACATGGGCTTTGGCGAAAATGGTCAGTTGTGGTTACTAGCACGGGGTGGTCAAGTGCAATTTAGTGATCCGACAAAACCTGATGAGTGGCTAGAAGCAAAAAATCCTGAGTTCTCCACCAGTTGGGGTCTACTGGATTTGGCTTATCGCACACCAGAGGATGTCTGGATTGGTGGTGGTAGCGGTAATTTGCTACACAGTAGCGATGGTGGCAAAACTTGGGAAAAAGACCGTGATGTAGAAGAAGTAGCCGCTAATTTTTACAAGATTGTGTTTTTGAAACCTGAACAGGGTTTTATTATTGGCGATCGCGGTACTTTACTCAAATATCAACCAGGCGCAGAACCAGCTTCAGCACCAGAAGCTGCTTAA
- the psbE gene encoding cytochrome b559 subunit alpha: protein MAGTTGERPYSDIITSVRYWVIHSITIPALFIAGWLFVQTGLAYDAFGTPRPNEYFTEVRQEVPIVKNRFEAKQQVEQFIGK, encoded by the coding sequence ATGGCAGGTACCACTGGAGAACGTCCGTACTCGGATATTATTACCAGCGTTCGTTACTGGGTAATCCACAGCATCACCATTCCAGCATTATTCATTGCTGGCTGGTTGTTTGTGCAAACGGGGTTGGCTTATGATGCTTTTGGCACACCCCGTCCCAATGAATACTTCACAGAAGTACGCCAAGAAGTGCCCATTGTGAAGAACCGTTTTGAAGCTAAACAGCAAGTTGAACAATTTATTGGAAAGTAG
- the psbF gene encoding cytochrome b559 subunit beta, with the protein MTSGNNINNQPVSYPIFTVRWLAVHTLGVPTVFFLGAIAAMQFIQR; encoded by the coding sequence ATGACTAGCGGCAATAACATCAATAATCAACCAGTTAGCTATCCAATTTTTACAGTGAGATGGCTCGCAGTTCACACCTTGGGTGTGCCAACTGTCTTCTTTTTGGGCGCGATCGCCGCAATGCAATTTATTCAACGCTAG
- a CDS encoding photosystem II reaction center protein L, giving the protein MAERTPNPNDQPVELNRTSLYLGLLLIFVLGILFSSYFFN; this is encoded by the coding sequence ATGGCAGAAAGAACGCCCAATCCCAATGATCAGCCAGTTGAATTAAACCGGACTTCTCTGTACTTGGGATTGCTACTGATTTTCGTTTTAGGGATTCTGTTTTCCAGTTACTTCTTTAACTAA
- a CDS encoding photosystem II reaction center protein J has product MSAGSGRIPLWVVATIAGLGVITVVGIFFYGAYAGIGSSI; this is encoded by the coding sequence GTGTCTGCTGGAAGTGGAAGAATTCCTCTGTGGGTCGTCGCTACGATCGCAGGGTTAGGCGTAATTACTGTTGTCGGCATTTTCTTTTATGGAGCCTACGCTGGCATCGGTTCTTCAATATAG
- the psaI gene encoding photosystem I reaction center subunit VIII, which translates to MATEFLPHILASTSYLPALFVPIIGWGVPAATIAFLFLYIEREDAV; encoded by the coding sequence ATGGCAACTGAATTTTTGCCTCATATCTTGGCTAGCACTTCCTACTTACCTGCTCTATTTGTTCCCATCATTGGTTGGGGTGTACCTGCAGCGACGATCGCGTTTTTGTTTTTATACATAGAACGGGAAGACGCTGTTTAA